The nucleotide window ccctgcagggatttgaactttcgaaagccgtgcccgtggttatgggaagatgggaatttgttaatgtccggttgtagataacttgaaccttaacttaattaaaatgaatcaactgagtgtgttaccgtgatggcctcttctcggcggagtccgggaagtggacacggtgttggagtaatgtttgcgcaggttgtcctctagtttctcgctcgtgctttgccttctcttctctctctcttttgcgaataggttagccaccatactttctagtcacttgctgcagctcctcatatttaccttgccctacctataagcttaaatagtcttgattgcgagggtgcgagattgctgagtccctgtggctcacagattactattataccagatgcagggcctgatgattccgctccaggagatgcgtttgagctcaagtgggagttcgacgaagactctcaacgttactatgtttcttttcctgatgatcagtagtggtgcccagttgggggtgattgggaccgtgtcgcttgttgggttatcttttattttggcgccgtagtcgggccatgagtgtttggttgatgtaatgttatttatgtacttgattgacgtggcgagtgtaagccaactatgttatctcccctttatgatttatattacatgggatgttgtgaagattgcctaacttgcgacatatgccttcaatgcgattatgtctctaagtcgtgcctcgacacgtgggagctatagtcacatcgagggtgttacaggcATCTTGATGTGCAGCTTGATTTGAGGAAGCCTGAACTATCCACACTATAGAGTTTTGAGGAGCCCACTGGCGCCCATTTGATGTTCGAACACGCCCAAACGTAGGAAGAAGAAATGAGCTTCGAGCTTGTTAAATATCTTAATCATTTATTTGATGCATTTATATACGCTGtagcccgtagcaacgcacgggcattctactagATGTCCGAGGCATGTCGTGTATCTATTCTGGACCCTATTCGTACAATACAAATGCCGGAGATGAAAATTTTGAGGCACTTAGTGAAATTAAAAATTTTGCGAGGGAATTCAAAGAAGCACTCGAAATAAAGCAACCAGGATGGCATTCTGACATATCAAAATGGCAACGTTTATTTCCTAATGGTATTCCAACGAGCGTAGACGGGTAATAAATTTATTATACACACTTTAATTTTATTATCACCATATTTAATACAATAACAATTTAGTAAATTGCAGTGATTTGTTAGGCTTTTATGTCTTTCATTTTATGCTCTCGTGGAATGGTAAAGACCTTGCGCAGCCGGTTTGTGCGGTGAGTATTGTGCGTTACACATGTTTTTAAATCTTCCATGTGAAGTATTCGTGCTAACTACGTATATTGCTTTTGCAGGATGGGTATGAGTTGAGGAAGCGGTTTTTATTATACTTGCTCAAATATCATGCGAATGAAGCTAAAGACAACTTGCCTGATATTGTGCGAGAATTTCTTAAGCGCATCAAGTAGATCTCAATATTCCGTAACATATTTTTATTTGGATCATTACTTTATACGTATAGGTTCTCAATTTGATATATTGTTATGAGTTTACATTACAAGTGAATTGGACTTCAATTATTATGCAATTGTGATCATGTTATATTGTCTCTACCCGCGATATTCAGCATGCATTATCTTTATACGACTTTAACAAACTATTTCAGAAGCCCGTGGCAACACACGGTCACTCTACTAGTGGGCTTAGTGGAACCATCAAAGTACGTGCTTTGGCAGCCTAACCGTATGAGTATACTATCTATCCATCCGATGGATCTAGGTTTAGGTATGGATTGCCTTGGGGACCTCGTCTCTATCTCCACTAATCGCGATTTGTAAAGTCACCTGAGCCACCGAGCGCAGGCCTTCGGCCACCAGCCAACGCAAAATGCCCACCGCGCACATGCTATCTCGGTGCTTGCCATACACATCATCTCTGATTTCAAATAAGATAGCTTATGTCTTAGTGATTTTGTTTTATCTTTGCCCTATAATTTTACCATAAGACCTCTGTGTTAAGTTTTTAATTACTTTTTTTTTGCGAGTGAAGTTTTTAGTTACTACTTGTATCTTTTAAATTACAGAACTACTATATCCAGTGGTGAGAAAAAGACATGAGAAAATGATTAGATGAGTTCCTAGTATCACAGAGGAGATCATTGTGGATGAACAAACTAATGCTAATCAAGAGATGATAATCATATAGAAGTCAACGTTTACATCACGAAATGTTTGAAGAAAATTCTAAGGTAATACTTTCAAAGTTTTTGGTAACATTTCATATATGAAGAAAGTAATTGTGTACTTATTATTTCATCTATCTCTATAATTACTATCTAAAAAGAATGAAGGTTCTTTATTACGTTTGTCCTTCGTTCATCCTTTCTACTTCCTCGTGCCTGTTTTTGTTTATCTCTCTCCCATCCTTGATTTCCCCCCACTAATTTTGCCCAAAAATCCCTCAACTGTCCAAATTTTCTATTAACTTATTATCATCTCTACTATTTATAAAGAACCCAATGTTCAGTCTTAAGTGTGTCCTTAGTGCAACCTCCCTATGCCTCCTCCTTATTTTGATTTTTTCATTCTTAGTTGGTTTTGTCCTTAGTCCAACCTCCCTATGCCTCCTCCTTATTTTGATTTTTTTCCTTCTTATTTGGTTTTTTTCGCATCAAATTTTCTTAAAACCGCCTCAACTAACTCATCTTTTTAATGACTTACTCTTTGGTAAGCTAATAGTCTTTACTCCATCATGGGCCTGGTGGGAATGATTTTGGATGGTGGTGAGTGGTGTGGGGAGGATCTAGTGGACCAACTGGATCCGGTGCGGGGAAGTGCGAGCAGTGCCGCGCAAATGCCTTGTACGTTCCTGGCAATGGTCAGAGTTGGCAACGACGATGCCTGCGGACGTCCTTACCTTCTTGAAAGCATCATTGTGGTGTTGTGCTCCTCTCCTTTTCACATGCTCTAGGCTGCTTGGGAAACCTCATATCCTTGTTTCACCGAATCGAATGATGACTGCGTAGCTAGGCTCCTTCGGTTTTCTCCTGAGCAGCTATGTCATCATTGCTCATGCGATATGTTTCAGGGGCATTTTTCCTGGCAACGATTTGGCGCTCTATGAGCCAGGTCCATATGGAAACGATGCTAAGAGGCTGGTGGCCCAACTCGGTGATCCAGCACGACGTTAGACTTGCAGATTCATTGTTGCCCTACCGCTGGCGTGTGGTTGATTGCATGGCTTGGATATTTGTGTGCAACTCACGGCTCTTGCGGTGTGTGCTTTTTCGGCGGCAAAGTCAGAGTTGCTTGCTTGTGGACAACTGATGACAATGACGCCAACACACAACCTCGACGGTGTCCTCTTCACATATGTGTCTGTGTTGTATCTTCTCTACGATAGTATTCCACTAATAAACCACGATATCATACATACAAACTTGTAGCACAACCCATATATGTATCTAATGGTGCATATTTTTACGTGGTTGCAAGTAATCCCACTttgtaaacaaatataagacaTAAATAGGGGTAATACAATATAATCAAGTATAATATACTAATTAGTAAAGGATGTGCGGATGAAGAAAATCTCCCTGTAAAATCCCATGAGATGAAGCCATTGGCGTGCCACAATTCAAAACAAGTCCAAACTAAAGTAGCTCAACTATGCCATGGATGCAAACTAGAGTTCTCCAACGAAGCAGAACAACAGACGTGACATCTCCGTGGACTTGTACCCGTTCATACGCAAGTACAAGGACAACATCATGTTATAGAAGGATGTGTAAGTCTTATTTTGTATTGACACCGGGTTATCTAGGGAATCTATGACCTCCAGGTGACAAGTGTTAGTATCTATGAGGAGCAAAGACTATATGAGATAACAATGATCCATGAAACCGTGTTTTCCATGATAGCACCTGCACAGacaaacaaatacttgcacccaacgcgataaaaggggttgtcaatccattcaCGGTTACTTGGaaggatgagatctgatagagataggtataaaagataaataaaaatgcaaaataaaataaaggtAAATAAATTGCAGGAAGGTATTAATcggtttttggttttatagatctgaaaataataagataagaatagacccggggcccaAACTTTTCACTGGAGGCTTCTCTCTTAAAAGAAAGAATATGGTGGGTAaataaattactgttgagcaattgatagaaaaacaaataatcatgacgatatctacggcaatgatcatgaatataggcatcacgtccgtgacaagtagaccgactccagtctgcatctactactattactccacagatcgaccgcaatccagcatgcatctagtgtattaagttaacaagaaccgaataacgccttaagcaagatgacatgattttGATGGATATATCCAATCAATATGGAAACCCCCCATATTTTTAttcttaatggcaacaatacaaatatgtgtctcgttaccccttctgtcactaggtgaggacaccgcaagattaaatCCATCACAAACACCTCTCCCATTGCATgtaaaatcaatctagttggccaaaccaacttcatagatcggagagaaaaacaaagctatcttaatcatgcataaaagagttcagagaagactcaaataatattcatagataatctgatcataaactcacaatttattagatctcaataaacacaccgcaaaagaagatgacatcgaatagatctctaagaacatcgaggagaacattgtattgaagatcaaagagatagaagaagtcatctagctactagctatggactcgtAGCTCTGTGGCAAACTACTCACACGTCAtcggaagggcagcaaggttcatgtagaggccctccgtgatctaATCCCCCTCGGGCAGAGTACCGGAAAagggcccaagatgggatctcacgaggaCAAAAACTTGCAGTGGCGGAAaaaagtatttttggtgtgccCATGGTATACGGGGAATATTTTGGTATTTATGGAGCTAAGATTCGGGTTAGAGGGGCTACGGGGGGCCACAAGCTTGCAGGCCCCCCTAGGGCGCCTAGTGAGCTTTTGGCCCACCTGTAGCTCTTCTGGCCTCCTCCCGAAGCTTCGTGGATGTCTTTCTTGTCCAAGAAAAATCGTCAAAATGTTTCcttccgtttggtattgattttctgtaaaagacaaaaacaaaaaaacagcaactggcactgggcactaggttaataggttagtcccaaaaaatgatataaaatagcgtaataatgcatataaaacatccaagatggataatataatagcatggaacgatATTTTTTtttatagatacgttgtagaTCTGGCCCCTCAAACGCCTGCAGGCACGCTTCGGCACGGCCGCGAGCACTGGCTGGGCACCCTTCAAATAATGTAATCCATATCCTGACACTTCAATTATCATATCTGAAATCAATACAAACTCATGCAACTACGTCGATGCACACACATCGTCAGAGTACTCCATCACTACTAACTAAACATGGCATCGGACTAccaaaatttggcatgtttgGCTATGGTGGAGTTCATCCACGACCGTCCTTGCCCTTCCCGGCacccttgccatccttcttgaggAAGTACCGGTCGAAGACGCAGTAAGGATCTAGCCACATCTGCTCATTGTTGGAAATGTCCTTGTCGTCACTGTCCGCCTTCTCCTCCTTCGGTGGCAGTCCGACCACTAGCACGGACCACCCAATTCTGCTCTCGGGGGAGGGCACGGACCACGAGGGCGTCTTGGATATTTTTTTGACTTTTTAGAAAATCAATATCTATGAGGCCAAAATATCCTGAAAATTAAGGTGATATTTTCCGGGCAACAAATGTTCCAGAAAGCACTGGAGGGAAGCGAGAGGATCATGTGGGTCCCCAACACGCCCTCGTGGTGCGCCAGCCCAGGGCTTAGAGCGCACCCCATGGCCACTTAGGGCCGACAAGCACCACCTTACCGCCATTCTTCTGCCTATAAATTCCAGAATTTCCTAAACCCTCGGTACCAATTTTCTACGATTTTTTCCACTGCTGCAAATTACTGTTATGAGAAGATCCAATCTGGAGGCCTGTTTCGGCACTCCACGGATGGCGAATATACTGCGAAGGCTTTTTCATCAACCTTGCTGCCTCCATGACCATTTTGCACCCTGTTTTTTGTACTTGCTTCACACAAAATTGTCAATTTTGACACTTCGAAAATGAAAAcgatttttttataaaacacttgaaACTCTATTTGGCAACATTGTATGTAAGTGCAAGATGCACCTTTGTGTCCAACTTGGGCACATTATCATAAACTATGCGCTAGATATGACCATTACCTTGGTCATTTGACTTGAAATCCAAGAGTGTTCATACATGATAGCCCTTCTGAAGGATTTTTCTTCTTCAAATTTATGATTTTGGAAGTTTGATATTTTTCCTTGCAACTAGTACACACAAAAGGACTCCATGCAAAAGGATTACATCTTTTGAGCTTGTAttgtttttatttcttttttaaaACAGGGTCAAGATGGCCGGCATGGCTATTTATGGCAAGGGCTTGAATTTCTAAAAAAATGTAAATGGTTCTTCTATATGTAATGACTACTAGTGTACCTAAAAATATTTTTTGCTAATTTTTACGACAGAGCTATAAGACATTtggagttcaaatttgaattacttTCAAGAAATTTtcataaaataatttaaatgtgAGAAAGTAGCTATAAATCTAGATAATCCATGAAACTCGGGAATTGTGCATAGAATATGGTTTACTTACTGAGAAAATTGGAGTGGTGCCATTTTGCACCTTGTTTTTTGTACTTGCTTCACAAAAAATACCCATTTTTTACACTAATAAAATGAAAAATGGGGTTTTCACACAAAAAAGTTGAAAACTCCATTTGGCAACATTGTTTCTAAGTGCAAGATGCACCTTTGTGTGTAATTTGGGCACATTATCATAAACTATGCACTGAATATGATCATCACCTTGGTCTTTTGACTTGAAAGCCATGAATGTTCTCACATGATAGCCTGTCTTGTGAAggaatttatttaaaaaaaacattCATATTAAAACATTGGTATTTTTTCTCTTGTAACTAGGTCACATAACATGACTCCATGCGAAAGGATTGCATTTTTTTTTGAACTTGTAGTCTTTTTTACTTTTATTTGTTTCCAAAGCGGAGTCAAAATGGCAGCATGGCTATTCATGGCAAGGGGTTGAATCTCTAAAAACTCTAAGGGTTCTTCCATATAATGACTATTTGTTTacacaaaaatattttttgcTAATTCTTAGGATAGAGCTATCACACACTTGCAGTTAAAATTTTAATTACTTTCATGAAATCAATATAAAGTCATTTAAATGTGCAAAAATCGCTAGGAATGTAGAAAATCTACAAAACTTGGGGATTTGACAAAAAATGGTCTACTTTATGTGAACGGGGTGGTGCCATTTTGCACCCTATTTTTGTACCCGCTTCACAAACATATCGATTTTTTACACTTAGAAAATGGAAATTATTTTTTGTACAAAAAGGTTGGAACCTAAGTGCCCAGTTTAGGCACATTGTCATAAActatgcaataaatatgatcacTCCCTTCGTCATTTGAGACCATATTTTGGCATGGCAGAAAGTGTAATTAATATGGCCTAAATTGTCAAAGATCTCAACATGAAAATTATTTATCTCGTGAAAATGAAAAACTTTAATTTTTGGATCAACTTTATCATAAACTTTATCTCGTGAAAATGTAAAATGTAAAATATCAAAAACTTTATCCAAATGTCATAAACTTTAATTTTTGGATCAACTTTATCTCGTGAAAATGTAAAATGTATGCAATTTCGACAGCCAAGACAGTGCAGCGCAGTGAACACCCTCTTTTGCCGAGTGTAGCACTTGGGAAAGATACCCTTTTGCTGAGTGTAGCACTCGGGAAAgattttttttgtgtgtgttcCACTGTTTTGCTGAGTGTTTTGTCCATGACACTCGGCAAAGCACATGTTTACCGAGTTTCGCTTGTTTGACGAGTATTTTTTCAATGACACTCGGCAAGACCTGTTTGCCGGGTCCCTGGCGCAATACATTCGGCAAAGACGCCGAAACAGAACCTAGCTACAacgggtcggcccagctaaagtcTCACTCCCTTCCTCTGTGTGATTCGCCGGCAACTTTCCGCAATGAGCAGCAAATTACCCTAATCATGTGCCTGGCAACCACTAGAATGGTACATGTTCCAGGATCAGAACCAAACAGACCCTGACGGCGATGTGGTGAGGTGACAGCCTACCAGACTGAATGTACTCATCGTAGGCCTCTAATTCTCATTATGTGTAACTGTCGTGCTCATTGTTGCGCGCTGACCGGTCTACTTGCAGAGCCACTTTCCCTGGTTTCTTTGTCCAAGATAGCTTGATCCTGTAATTTTCGAAATCCTGCCGGCCGGATCAGAAGAACCAAAAGAATTGCCACAGAAAATCATCATATAATCGATTTGGGGATACATCATACatatatactactactactactaatcTAGATCGACATATCACATGCAGTGGCGGTGGCGACGAGGTCAGGCAACGCATACAACTCTtgtagcggcggcggcggcggtggcggcgaagAAGTCGACGGGCTGGCAGGAGACCTGGACGTCGTACTGGCGGGAGTAGGCCAGCCCGACCTTGAACCGGACCTGGGCGAGCACCAGCACGGTCATCGGAGGCGCGCCCCCGCAGCACCCCAATTCCTTGCAGTCGAAGAGGACCGACGCGCGGAGGCTGCGCGAGCTCGCCGGCGGCTGCTGGAGCGGCATGGCCTGGTGGACGTCCGTCTTCAGCCACGCGGCCGCCGCGTGCCTCGCGCTGTAGAGCTGAAGCCTGGCCGTGACGGAGCTGTACTCCACCCCGGCGCGGCGGCTCGGGTTGGCCGCGTCGAGGGTGAAGTTCAGCGCCACCAACGACGCTCCCTCGACACTGCTGCTGGAGGCGCCGGTGACGGAGAAGGCGATGCGCGCGGGCCTGAGGACCACGGTGGTCACCAGGGCCACGGCGCTCACGGCGAGGGTCACGGTGGTGGCCGCCAGGATGTACTGCTTCGGGCTCCACACGGGGCCTGCACTCTTGAACTGCCCACTGCCGCTGGTCACCATGGCCGGCGAAAATGCTCTCCTACCTCTTTTTGAGAGAAGGCTTGCTACCGCACTCTGCTACTCCTGCGTAGCTTTGAAGCTCTCGGTCCAGTTGCCTGCCGCTGTATATATCTGCATGCATGACTTCTTTTAGTTTCTGCGGTCCGACTTTTCCACACTCGACTGAAAATTCAAAGGACACGCGTCAGTGGTACAATACAAATACACAACGttgcaagttttgaaaatgtgAAACTAGTGTATACCAACCGAAGAGAGAGAAACAGAGTGATCCAAAAAAGATATACAGATGAAGAAACAAAACATGAGAATAATATTGTTTTCTTGAAAACAAAAAAAAGATAATTAATTAAATCAGCGGCACAATTTGCAAATGTCAAACAAGTTTTTTTTAAAATTCAATGTCAAACGAGTTTGGTAGTGTATATCAGGGTGCTGGGGACAAACAAAAATAGATTGAACCTTTAGGCAGCAATGTACATATAAATGAATTAAAAAATCTGTGAACTTTCAAAACTATAGCCACATAAAATTATCGAAAGATCTATGATCCACAAATAATAAATGTATAGCAAATAACGAACATAGGCTAAACGGGTAATCAAAGCGCGCAAATGGGAACTAGCCGGACCTGGAGTATGGGGCTCCCAAGCTCATATGCTCCCTAATAAACAGTAAATCactaaataataataataataataataataataataataataataataataaaactgaATTCTGTGTGCTTGCATATCAAAGTGGTAACAGGTACGTGTCCGTCCGCCCGCTCGGCTCCACCCAAAGTCATTGCAGCGCATTCATGCCAATTAGTCAGCCAAAGCGGACAGGATTGGACGATACCGGCCAGAGCGACGTGAACGGCCGATGAGCGGCGCTGCTTCAATGGGGACGCACAGACCAAGAAGCATACTCCAGCCGCTGCGCATATCAAAATGGCGTCACTCTGCATGCTCCGGATATTTAAGCAAGGCGTTGACGTTGAAAAAAGCACCTCTCATCTCCTCTCTGCACCCACCCGCCTTGGTCCTCCCCTCTCTGTACCACCATCATTGCACCCACCCGCCCCTTTCCTTGTTCCGTTGGTGTGCTTGTCGTTGGAGGAGGGAGTGCGGAGTAGTATCTCCGTCGGATCATCCGCAATTCGATTAGTATTAATTACAGTGGATCCATTTGGATTAGACGACTTTCGTGGTCTTCGAAGTTTCTACATACCCTTTTTTTTAATATTTTCTTCTACGGGACGACAATCTGCTTGTAGATCGGGGTCGCGGGCCTCTCCTGATCTGCATCGATGACTTCCCGGTCATAGCTTCTTCAAGATCCTGAATTTAAACAAGTTTGCTCCGGTGAGGCGGAGGCCCAGAGGCGGCGTCAAGCTATGCTCACGGCACGCCACCGGTGGATGCAGGAAGAAGAAGACTTTGTCATCCCTAATTTTTTTAATACAATGCTATGTTTTTGTAAAGGTGTGTTTGTAAAGACTTGTGATGCTTAATATTTCACCTTTGACCCTTTcgcgaaaaataaataaataacaaacATATGCCAAACGGGGCATCAAGTTAAATTTCAAAAGACAATAGTGGACTAAACGTATAAATCAATACTAGCCTCTCTTTTTGACTTACACTCTCGTGGCTGCATTTCCAAGGGCATCATACTTgcatttgaaataatcatcataCATCATCACTCCCTCGCGAATATGTTGGAGCTGACCTGTTTGTTTGCGTCAGTGCGTTGGACCGTGATTTTTGTTCGTTTACAGTTAAACTAATGGATGCAGACAGATAAAATGGGTCGTCGCATTGGAGTTAGCCCAAGGAACTTGCTAGTAGTGTATTCTACTTGTAAGTTTCTATAAATAGGTACCGGAAGTGGATCTCTCTATCATCCACGAACACAAAGGTCCATCTCTAGCTCATTAGCCAGTACACGATTCCCCGACCAAAAATAAGTAAATCCAGATCGGATGGCCGAGCAGGGGAGCAAGGCGCCGAGCTGGTGGAGGAGGTTCCGGTGGCTATACGCGGCGCGGTGCACGGTGGCGTGCGTGGTCACCCTGGTGGCCGTGGCAGTGATCGTTCGGGCAGTGGTGGTGATGCTCCGCCCCGAGAAGCTCCAGCTGAAGCTCGCCGGCGGCCGCGTGGCTGTCGACTACATCCCGTCACTGCCGCCACCGCGCAACGTCGTGGTCTTCACGGTCCTCCTCAGGGCCAACAACCCCGGCGGGCGCGCCACCATTGTTTACGCCAACGTCACCGTCCGGCTCACGGACGCGTCGGCGGGACCTGCTGCGACGATCACCGAGTTCGACCTGCCGCAGCGCATCGACGTGGCGCAGCGTATGGCGCACGAGGCGACCGCGGTGGCCAGGCTGGAGCCGGGGGAGGACCTGCCGATGAGGTACGTGCGCACGCTCTATGAGGGGCGCGGCGTGGCCGGCGCGGAGATGGAGCTGAGCGGGGTCTTGTCCACCCACACGGCGATGGCCACCACCAGCGTCCTCACCACGTACTACTGCTGGCCGGTGACCATCGCCGTCGTCGCAGGCGACTCCGCCGCCGACGTGCCCTGCTTCGACAAGCTGGACGCACCGGCCCATGTGTGATCAATCAAGCGGGCGGGCAAGGCTACAGATCGACCTAGCTAGCTTGGTACCTACTGTACCTATCTGTAAACTGTATTGTAGTAAGCTCGAGTTATTTGCGTTGATGCCTGCCATGCCGAGTTATTTGCGTTGAATTAACTCTAGCTGCAGTGCAGCAGCGTGACTACGAACATATATTTACCTGCCTGCCGAGTCTCTCGTTGTGACATTTACTACTCTTTGTTGCAGTGAACACCAGCTATTGGTGTAATAAGTTGCGATCGGGTATAATCTAGAGCATAATTGGTTTGCTATCAATATTTGGCTTGCCAAATGTTGGCACTGCCAACTATTGGCAATACCGAGACTTATCAACCATTGGCAACTTTATGTGAGAGAGGCAAAACAACTCGTAGCCAACCAAGTAGTTGCCAATATTTGACACAATGCCAAACATTGGCATGCCAATTTTTGGCAGCAAACCAATTATGCTCCTAATGTTTAGCATGACTGATGGGATTGATGTATCATGGGTCCCACGAGTGATAAAAAACACTTCAATATTGGCAAAATAATTGTTCACCCAAAAATTATGAATTTTCCTGTGGATACATTGTTAAGCAGTACTACACCAATTTTGGTTTTGTGAATGATTGATGTTTACTTAAAAAAATTGTGAAATTATGTGGCATCCGGACAAAGGCTGAATAAACACCAAAATTAAACAAAACCAATTGCATGTCCAAAAATCACACTTTTTGTGGATGCTTGTTAAGGTTTAACTAATATACTTTTGACAAAATACAAATATTACTTAAAAATCTGCCAAAAACAATATTTGACGTTTTGTAATGATATTTATAGATGGATTTGACCTCAGATATTGTAGCACAATTATGTAGGCATTGGCATTTCATGTATAATAGGTGAATTACTTGCACGATGGGTTTAGGGTCTATGCTATACGAAATTGCATAGGAGCACTCGGCGACGCTGCCCACCGGAATCCTGCCCACCCACTTGTCTTGGGATCTGCAATCACTATATTAGCCACACCGTATTCTCATTTGCTTTTGGCTCGTATCTGTCCTAAAGTCCACGCGTTTCTGTTCCCACAGTGTCTGCTTCTTCTATTCGACAGCACGAGCTCAACTCAACtaacacccgccaaccacctaaCTCAGTTAAATGCACTGATGCTACTAGTCCTCCAACGGTCCCCTCCTCTCTTCTACCCAAGGGTCTTCTTCCTCCTTACACCATATGTCTTCTACATTCTGGCACACACAACTATAGGAGACCCCCTCCTTACACCATTTTAGCTCAATCTCGCACACACAACTACAGAGCCCCTCCACTTCGTGTTTTCTCAAGATGGTTCTCACCACCATGTCAAGCTCCAGCGCTCCAGTGGCACTAGATGAACAACCTCGGCTTGCACTCATGGTTTGCCCGTTCTGTGGCAATGGAATGGTTCGATGATGGGTCTTTCACAGCTCCACTTGTTCGCCGTGTTCCAAGCTAGCGTGGAACAAAGCCAAGAGGAACTCCGAGCTTTCCGCGTCTTGCACTGCCACGGTCAGCGACACCATGTCCGCCCTGCACGTCGACACCAAGCCATGCGTTCCGGCGGCCAGTGAAAACGTGTGGGAAGAAAAAACCAGGAAGAAGACTATGAAATCCATTACCACCAAATCGAAGTAGCCGTCCCAGGCCGAGTTTGCCGCATCCTACGAGGTCGCAACTAGCGACACCGCATCCCCTGGCTTCTAGCACCATGTCTTGTGTTCCCACACCAGGTTCCagtagctctctctctctctcaccttGCAGCAGCAGCCACGAGTT belongs to Triticum urartu cultivar G1812 chromosome 7, Tu2.1, whole genome shotgun sequence and includes:
- the LOC125522408 gene encoding uncharacterized protein LOC125522408 — translated: MAEQGSKAPSWWRRFRWLYAARCTVACVVTLVAVAVIVRAVVVMLRPEKLQLKLAGGRVAVDYIPSLPPPRNVVVFTVLLRANNPGGRATIVYANVTVRLTDASAGPAATITEFDLPQRIDVAQRMAHEATAVARLEPGEDLPMRYVRTLYEGRGVAGAEMELSGVLSTHTAMATTSVLTTYYCWPVTIAVVAGDSAADVPCFDKLDAPAHV